A genomic region of Paenibacillus sp. PL2-23 contains the following coding sequences:
- a CDS encoding ABC transporter permease: MKIWHLTSANIRSGKSATFSLFILIVIAGLLLNLGLAVMTKMGSFFDEKSEQLGESHIVVLTKQSNYKPDYREYFANRPEVAATEEEAIILMNAVKFLYGENDINMAAAFLNADSTDRAFGQVRLLEELEGPAQDGDIYVPLSFQASAGYKLGDSFDMTYQSQTFRYRIKGFFETTMMGTPNMGIMKYFLPDASYHHLVEKVGDTAAGTLISAGLHDSKQSSEVRQDFGKQFPDHNMDVNNPLFWEGDIELVKSVGSITINVVAMILVAFAVVIVLVFLMVIQFRVTNSIDDGIVNIGVLKALGYTSRQIIAATILQFLLIAAAAGVVGAALSYGVLPVFGRIVTTLSGLIWTTGFDAVVNAISVLLITLMVLAVTLLASARIRSLQPVTALRGGIRTHSFRRNRFPLDRAAGSLNWLLACKAMIMNKKQNIMVACVIAAITFASIFSVVLYYNVASDKTAFVHLVGAETSNVIVNAASESDSGKLMADLEGMDGVRKAAFLDMTSMKLDGQNVFTSISDDFSKLENQSVYEGRYPKYDNEIAVSWVVAKLLGKEVGDTVTAEAGEASYTYLITGLSQSISNLGQAAYMTVPGAQQVMPDYAGTSINVYLDGVDNSSFMDEVKAQYGSEVGDIVDMDEMIDGQTSIYIAAVFAVMVIVLVITILVVSLILYLVIKKMILKRKKELGILKATGYTTFQLMTQIALSFVPVVIAGVFIGGVLGIMGTNTVLTLLLSGAGIQKVDFIVHVPLITALCTGLIGFAYGISMLVSRGIKRITAYGLITE, from the coding sequence ATGAAGATCTGGCATCTGACCTCGGCCAATATTCGAAGCGGCAAAAGTGCCACCTTCTCGCTGTTTATTCTGATCGTCATCGCCGGCTTGCTCCTGAATCTCGGGTTAGCCGTCATGACGAAGATGGGGAGCTTCTTCGACGAAAAGTCGGAGCAACTGGGCGAGTCGCATATCGTCGTCCTGACCAAACAGTCCAATTACAAGCCGGATTACCGCGAGTATTTCGCGAACCGTCCGGAGGTGGCGGCGACCGAAGAAGAGGCCATTATCCTAATGAACGCGGTGAAATTCCTCTACGGAGAGAACGACATTAACATGGCGGCCGCTTTCCTCAATGCCGATTCAACGGACAGAGCCTTTGGCCAGGTACGGCTGCTCGAAGAGCTGGAGGGTCCCGCCCAGGACGGAGACATCTACGTGCCGCTCAGCTTCCAAGCGAGCGCGGGCTACAAGCTGGGCGATTCGTTCGACATGACTTATCAGAGCCAGACGTTCCGCTATCGGATCAAAGGCTTCTTCGAGACTACCATGATGGGGACCCCGAATATGGGGATTATGAAATATTTTTTGCCGGACGCGTCCTATCACCATCTAGTCGAGAAGGTGGGCGACACGGCAGCCGGAACGCTGATCTCCGCCGGTCTTCATGATTCGAAACAGTCCTCGGAGGTTCGCCAAGACTTCGGCAAGCAATTCCCGGACCATAACATGGATGTCAACAATCCGCTGTTCTGGGAGGGCGACATTGAGCTCGTCAAGAGCGTGGGCTCGATCACGATAAACGTGGTGGCCATGATTCTGGTCGCGTTCGCGGTTGTTATCGTGCTCGTATTCCTGATGGTCATCCAGTTCCGCGTGACGAACAGCATCGATGACGGCATCGTGAATATTGGCGTGCTGAAGGCTCTCGGCTACACCAGCAGGCAGATTATCGCGGCCACGATTCTGCAATTCCTGTTGATCGCGGCGGCAGCGGGCGTCGTCGGTGCGGCGCTCTCTTACGGGGTCCTGCCCGTCTTCGGCCGCATCGTGACGACCTTGTCGGGGCTGATCTGGACGACCGGGTTCGACGCCGTCGTGAACGCGATAAGCGTGCTGCTCATTACGCTGATGGTGCTGGCCGTTACGCTGCTCGCTTCCGCGCGCATCCGTTCGCTCCAGCCCGTCACGGCACTGCGCGGCGGCATCCGGACGCACAGCTTCCGGCGCAACCGGTTCCCGCTCGACCGGGCGGCGGGCAGTCTGAACTGGCTGCTGGCCTGCAAGGCGATGATTATGAACAAGAAGCAGAACATCATGGTCGCCTGCGTCATCGCGGCGATTACGTTCGCCTCTATTTTCTCCGTCGTACTGTACTATAACGTGGCTTCCGACAAAACGGCGTTTGTCCACCTCGTTGGCGCGGAGACGTCGAACGTGATCGTGAACGCGGCTTCTGAGTCGGATAGCGGGAAGCTGATGGCGGACTTGGAAGGGATGGACGGCGTGCGGAAGGCGGCCTTTCTCGATATGACCTCGATGAAGCTGGATGGCCAAAACGTGTTCACGTCGATTTCGGACGATTTCTCCAAGCTGGAGAACCAGAGCGTCTACGAAGGGCGCTACCCGAAATACGACAACGAAATCGCGGTCTCCTGGGTCGTGGCGAAGCTGCTCGGCAAGGAGGTCGGCGATACGGTGACGGCGGAAGCGGGCGAAGCCTCGTATACGTACCTCATCACCGGACTGAGCCAGTCCATTAGCAATTTGGGGCAGGCGGCTTATATGACCGTGCCGGGCGCGCAGCAGGTGATGCCGGACTATGCGGGAACGAGCATCAACGTCTATTTGGACGGCGTGGACAACAGCAGCTTCATGGATGAGGTCAAAGCCCAATACGGGAGCGAGGTCGGCGATATCGTCGATATGGACGAGATGATCGACGGGCAGACCAGCATTTATATAGCCGCCGTGTTCGCCGTTATGGTGATCGTTCTGGTCATCACGATCCTGGTCGTCTCCTTGATTCTGTACCTGGTGATCAAGAAGATGATTTTGAAACGGAAGAAGGAGCTTGGTATTCTGAAAGCAACCGGGTATACGACGTTCCAGCTCATGACGCAGATCGCGCTTAGCTTCGTGCCGGTCGTCATCGCGGGCGTCTTCATTGGTGGCGTGCTGGGCATAATGGGCACGAACACGGTGCTGACGCTGCTGCTGTCCGGAGCGGGCATCCAGAAGGTTGATTTTATCGTACACGTGCCGCTGATCACAGCTCTGTGCACCGGACTGATCGGGTTCGCTTACGGCATCTCGATGCTGGTGTCCCGGGGGATCAAGCGAATTACGGCATACGGGTTGATTACGGAATAG
- a CDS encoding (deoxy)nucleoside triphosphate pyrophosphohydrolase — MEEQQLGRKQIHVVGAVIVREGLVLCAQRGAGQSMASLWEFPGGKIEIGETPQDALKREIAEEMRCQIRVGERVEYTAHEYAFGIVHLTTFYCEVLSGEPQLTEHAAMRWLRPEELLSLEWAPADVPAVQAIMSKYANPHM, encoded by the coding sequence ATGGAGGAGCAACAGCTTGGCCGAAAACAAATCCACGTCGTCGGAGCCGTCATCGTCCGGGAAGGCCTGGTGCTCTGCGCCCAGAGGGGGGCTGGCCAGTCTATGGCGTCCCTGTGGGAGTTTCCCGGCGGGAAAATCGAGATTGGGGAGACGCCGCAGGACGCGCTGAAGCGCGAGATCGCGGAGGAGATGCGGTGCCAGATCCGCGTCGGCGAGCGGGTGGAGTATACCGCCCACGAATACGCCTTCGGCATTGTGCATCTGACGACATTCTACTGTGAGGTACTGTCAGGCGAGCCGCAGCTGACGGAGCATGCCGCGATGCGCTGGCTGCGGCCGGAGGAGCTGCTGTCGCTGGAGTGGGCGCCGGCGGATGTGCCGGCCGTTCAGGCCATTATGAGCAAGTATGCTAATCCACATATGTAG